The uncultured Hyphomonas sp. genome includes a window with the following:
- a CDS encoding protein-disulfide reductase DsbD domain-containing protein: MKFSACLAALFSALFVFLPAATAAPVDAGHARVELISERDAALPGETVYAALKMDLDDGWHVYWRNAGDAGLPPQVLVQPASDIRPDAVGDIVWPVPHLLPVVEGEIMDYGYDHQVVLPFPITIPDNAMGPVTLDVIADYLICEDTCVPEQAHVKLKLETDQAAENIRNGELIGKWIAKSDVPFPGEARVLKKNLDWSLSLRMDGGFGKVRSIRFFPFGHDIEHPASQPVELGRHGATLSLSAADITAVSKPLEGVIVIEQEGGGRTGYRISAAEGSPLPDTSGLGPAGGMPGLEVAAWKLILLAILGGLVLNLMPCVLPVLSMKAFGMVSAVSSGQAGEVRRHGIWYTAGVLISFAVLAAVIVALRAATGPITLGFQLQSAPVVAILVLVMFAVGLWLMGMFELGTSLQNLGSGLADRGGDAGAFFTGVLAAVVGSPCVGPFLGVGLGAVMGHSAPVVFAFFLAMGFGLALPFLVLSFVPNLYRLLPRPGKWMDTLKQFFAFPMFLTAAWLAKVLGDLAGSGAVAWTAAGAVAIAFAAWLWQREARLPRILAIVTLALALYGVTERAMAPAPAIGGSSAYAAKYDAGTWSAGEVQSMIAEGRPVFVDFTASWCATCQVNKATTLKSKAVHEFFAANNVAFLVADFTRKDPAIAAELARHQRAGVPMYLWYPAGSETPQVLPEILNPGLVTSLPVNP; encoded by the coding sequence ATGAAGTTTTCTGCCTGCCTGGCTGCCCTGTTCAGCGCCCTGTTTGTCTTCCTTCCGGCCGCCACTGCTGCGCCTGTCGATGCGGGCCATGCGCGGGTCGAGCTGATCTCCGAGCGCGATGCCGCCCTGCCGGGCGAGACCGTCTATGCCGCGCTGAAAATGGATCTCGACGATGGCTGGCACGTCTACTGGCGTAATGCCGGGGATGCGGGGCTGCCGCCTCAGGTGCTGGTCCAGCCCGCCAGTGACATCCGCCCCGATGCGGTGGGGGACATTGTCTGGCCGGTGCCGCACCTGCTGCCGGTCGTGGAAGGCGAGATCATGGACTATGGCTATGACCATCAGGTCGTCCTGCCATTCCCGATCACCATTCCGGACAATGCCATGGGGCCGGTGACGCTGGACGTGATCGCGGACTATCTGATCTGCGAAGACACCTGCGTGCCGGAACAGGCACATGTGAAGCTGAAGCTGGAAACGGACCAGGCTGCGGAAAACATCCGCAATGGCGAACTGATCGGCAAATGGATCGCGAAGAGCGACGTGCCGTTTCCGGGAGAGGCGCGGGTCCTGAAGAAAAATCTCGACTGGTCGCTGAGCCTCCGCATGGATGGCGGGTTCGGCAAGGTCCGTTCGATCCGCTTCTTCCCCTTTGGCCATGACATCGAGCACCCGGCGAGCCAGCCGGTGGAACTCGGCCGTCACGGGGCCACCCTGTCGCTCAGCGCCGCGGACATCACGGCCGTCTCGAAGCCGCTCGAAGGCGTCATTGTGATCGAGCAGGAAGGCGGCGGGCGCACCGGCTACCGGATCAGCGCGGCTGAAGGCTCGCCTCTGCCGGATACGAGCGGCCTCGGCCCGGCCGGCGGCATGCCCGGCCTGGAAGTGGCGGCGTGGAAACTGATCCTGCTGGCCATTCTCGGCGGCCTCGTCCTGAACCTCATGCCCTGTGTGCTGCCCGTCCTGTCGATGAAGGCGTTCGGCATGGTGTCGGCAGTTTCCAGCGGTCAGGCCGGGGAAGTGCGCCGTCACGGCATCTGGTACACGGCCGGCGTGCTGATCTCCTTCGCGGTCCTGGCGGCGGTCATCGTGGCCCTGCGGGCGGCGACCGGGCCGATCACGCTGGGCTTCCAGCTGCAGAGCGCGCCGGTGGTGGCGATCCTTGTCCTCGTCATGTTCGCGGTCGGCCTCTGGCTGATGGGCATGTTCGAGCTGGGCACCTCGCTTCAGAATCTGGGCTCCGGTCTTGCGGACAGGGGAGGGGATGCAGGCGCCTTCTTCACGGGTGTCCTGGCGGCTGTTGTCGGCTCACCCTGTGTCGGCCCGTTCCTGGGCGTGGGCCTCGGCGCGGTGATGGGGCATTCCGCCCCGGTCGTGTTCGCCTTCTTCCTCGCCATGGGCTTTGGCCTGGCGCTGCCTTTCCTTGTGCTGAGCTTCGTGCCGAACCTCTACCGGCTGCTGCCGCGTCCGGGGAAGTGGATGGACACGCTGAAACAATTCTTTGCCTTCCCGATGTTCCTGACGGCGGCCTGGCTGGCCAAGGTTCTGGGCGATCTGGCCGGGTCCGGCGCCGTGGCGTGGACCGCTGCTGGCGCGGTCGCCATCGCCTTTGCCGCCTGGCTCTGGCAGCGCGAGGCGCGCCTGCCGCGCATCCTCGCCATCGTCACGCTGGCATTGGCGCTCTATGGCGTCACCGAACGGGCCATGGCGCCAGCCCCGGCCATCGGCGGATCCTCTGCCTATGCGGCGAAGTATGACGCCGGAACGTGGAGCGCCGGCGAAGTGCAGTCCATGATCGCTGAAGGCCGCCCGGTCTTTGTCGACTTCACCGCCAGCTGGTGCGCTACCTGTCAGGTGAACAAGGCAACGACGCTGAAATCCAAAGCCGTCCATGAATTTTTCGCGGCGAATAATGTGGCCTTCCTCGTGGCGGATTTCACCCGCAAAGACCCGGCGATTGCAGCAGAACTGGCGCGGCATCAGCGCGCAGGCGTTCCGATGTATCTGTGGTATCCTGCCGGTTCGGAGACGCCGCAGGTCCTGCCCGAGATTCTCAATCCGGGCCTTGTCACCAGCCTGCCGGTGAATCCCTGA
- a CDS encoding redoxin domain-containing protein — protein sequence MINLNQRNLSLAAGMAAAVALTAGALIASTARAETGLPVGQPAPDFTATDTHGEEVSLSDFTGRTVVIEWTNEGCPFVRKHYAQPPGNMQGLQADAAADGAVWLTVISAAPGKQGHVDAETANQWTEEHHAAPAHTLLDPDGTLGRLYKAKTTPHMYVIGPQGRVVYQGAIDSAASANVADISTATNYVREALSSLTAGEPVGVNATKPYGCSVKY from the coding sequence ATGATCAATCTCAACCAGCGGAACCTGTCGCTGGCTGCCGGTATGGCGGCCGCAGTCGCCCTGACGGCGGGCGCCCTGATTGCCTCTACAGCACGCGCTGAAACCGGGCTTCCGGTCGGCCAGCCGGCGCCGGATTTCACGGCCACGGATACCCATGGCGAAGAGGTCTCCCTGTCGGACTTTACTGGCCGCACCGTCGTGATCGAATGGACCAATGAAGGCTGCCCCTTCGTGCGCAAGCACTATGCCCAGCCGCCCGGCAACATGCAGGGCCTGCAGGCCGATGCGGCTGCCGATGGCGCGGTCTGGCTGACGGTGATCTCGGCGGCGCCGGGCAAGCAGGGCCATGTCGATGCGGAGACTGCAAATCAGTGGACGGAAGAGCATCATGCGGCGCCGGCCCATACCCTGCTGGACCCGGATGGGACGCTGGGCCGCCTCTACAAGGCCAAGACCACGCCCCACATGTACGTCATCGGCCCGCAAGGGCGGGTCGTTTATCAGGGCGCGATCGACTCCGCCGCATCGGCCAATGTGGCCGATATCTCCACTGCTACCAATTATGTGCGTGAAGCCCTGAGCAGCCTCACAGCGGGCGAACCGGTCGGCGTCAACGCGACCAAGCCCTATGGCTGCTCGGTGAAATATTAG
- a CDS encoding N-acetyltransferase — protein MLQIVPENPDLHAEAIEDLFDRTFGPGHFAKTAERLREYSHSLPEINRVAVLDGQVIAVCRVWPLVVGPSRNRALFYGPVAVAPSHRGSRLGLTVTGEALEAGQTAGWPAAILIGAPSYFGEIGFTVTPKNQLLFPGPQDQARVMVKDLAGDASKLSGLVTAP, from the coding sequence ATGCTTCAGATTGTGCCCGAAAATCCAGATCTGCACGCCGAGGCGATCGAAGACCTCTTCGACCGCACCTTCGGCCCCGGCCACTTTGCCAAGACGGCCGAGCGGCTGCGCGAATACTCGCACTCGCTGCCGGAGATCAATCGCGTCGCCGTGCTGGACGGGCAGGTGATCGCTGTCTGCCGTGTCTGGCCGCTGGTTGTCGGGCCTTCCCGGAACCGGGCCCTGTTCTACGGGCCGGTCGCCGTTGCGCCATCGCACCGGGGCAGCCGCCTTGGCCTGACCGTGACGGGCGAAGCGCTGGAGGCCGGACAAACCGCTGGCTGGCCCGCCGCCATCCTGATCGGTGCGCCCAGCTATTTCGGAGAGATTGGCTTCACCGTCACCCCGAAGAACCAGCTGCTGTTTCCCGGCCCGCAGGACCAGGCCCGCGTCATGGTGAAAGACCTCGCCGGCGACGCCAGCAAGCTGTCTGGCCTTGTCACCGCGCCTTAA
- a CDS encoding MAPEG family protein: MTSMQAAVLYAGLFCLFMLLLKANVGRVRTKHKVGFGDGGNEAMQRSLRVQGNAVEDVPVVLLGLIGLGALAAPVLLIHGLGAGFLIGRILHAIGLGGSSGGSPGRMFGTLITALVMLITAGACIWYAVT; this comes from the coding sequence ATGACATCCATGCAAGCGGCCGTGCTTTATGCCGGTCTATTCTGCCTGTTCATGCTGCTGCTGAAGGCGAATGTCGGGCGGGTGCGGACCAAGCACAAGGTCGGCTTCGGCGATGGCGGCAATGAAGCGATGCAGCGCAGCCTGCGCGTTCAGGGCAATGCGGTGGAGGATGTACCGGTCGTGCTGCTCGGCCTGATCGGGCTCGGCGCACTGGCCGCCCCGGTCCTGCTGATCCATGGCCTTGGCGCGGGCTTCCTGATCGGACGGATCCTGCACGCCATCGGGCTTGGCGGCTCATCCGGCGGCAGCCCGGGCCGCATGTTTGGCACGCTGATCACGGCGCTGGTCATGTTGATCACCGCCGGCGCCTGTATCTGGTACGCGGTGACTTAA
- a CDS encoding serine hydrolase produces the protein MPFDHPLPPLPDQPEGVAWPTQAWPEGSPVPGTDTARLNRLLDRAFADPAPETMGETHAFLAVQGGKLVAERYWRDYTPGSTFPSWSEAKSITQALVGILVREGKIDIHAPADVPEWQTTDDPRQAITLDMLLRMSSGLKFIEDYVPGSVSDVIEMLFGSGQLDVAAHAASQPLEHDPDTFWSYSSGTTNIVARCAARALGGDADAFREFMFRELFSPIGMRSPLPKFDAAGTFIGSSFCYCTARDFARFGLLFLRGGVWDGTRILPDGWADYARTPTPAVPETETLGYGAHWWLGMAGPGSFSCNGYEGQYTVLVPEKDLILVRHGKSPLEAKDDVQAWIADVAECF, from the coding sequence ATGCCGTTCGACCACCCCCTGCCCCCCTTGCCCGATCAGCCGGAAGGCGTCGCCTGGCCAACACAGGCCTGGCCCGAAGGCAGCCCGGTGCCTGGCACCGATACGGCAAGGCTGAACAGGCTGCTGGACCGTGCCTTCGCAGACCCGGCGCCGGAGACGATGGGCGAAACCCACGCCTTCCTCGCCGTACAGGGCGGCAAGCTCGTGGCGGAGCGCTACTGGCGGGACTATACGCCCGGCAGCACCTTCCCGTCATGGTCTGAAGCCAAATCGATCACCCAGGCGCTGGTCGGCATTCTGGTGCGCGAGGGCAAGATCGACATCCACGCCCCGGCCGATGTGCCGGAATGGCAGACCACGGACGACCCGCGGCAGGCCATCACGCTGGACATGCTGCTGCGGATGTCCAGCGGGTTGAAATTCATCGAGGACTATGTGCCGGGCTCTGTCTCCGATGTCATCGAGATGCTGTTCGGCAGCGGGCAGCTGGATGTTGCCGCCCATGCCGCGAGCCAGCCGCTGGAGCATGATCCGGACACGTTCTGGAGCTATTCGAGCGGCACGACGAACATTGTGGCGCGCTGCGCCGCCCGGGCGCTCGGCGGTGATGCAGACGCATTCCGCGAGTTCATGTTCCGGGAACTGTTCTCCCCCATCGGCATGCGCTCCCCTCTTCCGAAGTTCGACGCCGCCGGCACCTTTATCGGCTCGTCCTTCTGCTATTGTACCGCGCGGGATTTTGCCCGTTTCGGCCTGCTCTTTCTGCGCGGCGGTGTCTGGGATGGCACCCGCATCCTGCCGGACGGCTGGGCCGACTATGCCCGCACACCGACCCCGGCCGTGCCGGAGACCGAAACGCTCGGCTATGGCGCCCATTGGTGGCTGGGCATGGCCGGTCCCGGCAGCTTTTCCTGTAATGGCTATGAAGGTCAGTATACGGTCCTCGTACCGGAGAAGGACCTGATCCTCGTCCGCCACGGCAAATCCCCGCTGGAAGCCAAAGACGACGTCCAAGCCTGGATCGCCGACGTAGCGGAGTGTTTCTGA
- a CDS encoding HlyD family secretion protein: protein MDGNTQVTPEVETLQPTRTPLRAHLRNPRVRLGLAIGLGLLVLLGLFRFLADRAAYVSTSDARIAADMIAVSTDISGKITSQRVSVGDMVNEGDVLYTIDDREAAYTLAEYEAQANRLRAEIAREEARIGLASSKAGSEVAARRAGTQSASASVEAARSNLETAQRDYDRTQGLFDRGLVPQSALDQSRNALDTARQGLLRAEADRDSARAEQRTASIQGEEVRLIELDLGVLRASLQQAEARVDAQRVVVEQHTIRAPVDGVIDELFYDTGEHSLRGFRVALMHDPDAVWVSANIKETDIRKIETGADVRVKADSHPGTKITGTITRIHNATLAESALMPNPNANGVFTKITQRITVRIDLDDPGLRLRPGTMVNVRIRKQSSRTPA from the coding sequence ATGGACGGAAACACACAGGTTACGCCGGAGGTCGAAACTCTCCAGCCAACGCGCACACCGCTGAGAGCGCATTTGCGCAATCCGCGCGTGCGCCTTGGTCTCGCGATCGGGCTGGGCCTGTTGGTTTTATTGGGACTTTTCCGCTTCCTGGCGGACCGGGCAGCCTATGTGTCGACCTCCGATGCCCGCATTGCGGCGGATATGATCGCTGTCTCGACCGACATTTCCGGCAAGATCACCTCGCAGCGCGTCTCGGTGGGCGACATGGTGAACGAAGGCGACGTTCTCTACACAATCGATGATCGTGAGGCGGCCTATACGCTGGCCGAGTATGAGGCTCAGGCGAACCGGCTGCGGGCTGAAATCGCCCGCGAGGAGGCCCGGATCGGGCTGGCCTCCTCCAAGGCCGGCAGCGAAGTCGCCGCCCGCCGCGCCGGCACGCAATCGGCCTCTGCCTCAGTGGAAGCGGCCCGTTCAAACCTCGAAACCGCCCAGCGCGATTATGATCGCACGCAGGGCCTGTTCGACCGGGGCCTCGTGCCGCAAAGCGCGCTCGACCAGTCGCGCAACGCCCTCGATACGGCGCGGCAGGGCCTGCTGCGGGCCGAAGCGGACCGTGACAGCGCCCGGGCCGAACAGCGCACGGCCTCCATTCAGGGCGAGGAAGTCCGCCTGATCGAGCTGGACCTCGGCGTCCTGCGCGCCTCGCTGCAACAGGCCGAGGCCCGCGTCGACGCCCAGCGCGTCGTGGTGGAGCAGCACACGATCCGCGCGCCGGTCGACGGGGTGATCGACGAACTGTTCTATGACACGGGCGAGCATTCGCTGCGGGGCTTCCGTGTGGCGCTGATGCATGATCCGGATGCGGTCTGGGTGTCGGCGAATATCAAGGAAACCGACATCCGCAAGATCGAGACGGGCGCCGATGTCCGCGTGAAGGCCGACAGCCATCCCGGCACGAAGATCACCGGCACTATCACAAGGATCCACAATGCGACCCTGGCCGAGTCGGCGCTGATGCCGAACCCGAATGCCAATGGCGTCTTCACCAAGATCACACAGCGCATCACCGTGCGGATCGATCTCGACGATCCGGGCCTGCGACTGCGGCCGGGTACAATGGTCAACGTCCGCATCCGTAAGCAGTCTTCCAGAACGCCGGCATGA
- a CDS encoding DHA2 family efflux MFS transporter permease subunit yields MSSTAAASGTQPAGDIPAHEIPEMAGSAVRRRFAQFGPQYRWMLLGAMLTGSLATMLAATTINVALPAIIGAFGLGQDQAQWMSTAFLASSTIAMLANAWAMHTYGPRATYVAGMCLFIVGSLLGSVSTSLEMLILSRALQGISAGLLQPMSMFLIFQTFPDNQRGTAMGIFSIGVVLAPAFGPALGGIAVDLASWRLVFIATLPLAFVALSVAPFLMPSGEDPNVRTRPPLDWQGLGLLTLAVVSLLSAFAGANRDGWDSDITYLKFAIGLIGAVSFVLWELRHPFPALNPAIFTYRQFWSAGLIISATGIAIYSSTYLIPLFVQMVQHYSPTAAGVMMIPAGLAMVVGFPIAGRLTDRMDARYLLGFGILSFAAAAYLLAGVTALTPYWVLVGWIFLSRVGISFCMPPANTTAVRASPPHLLASATGGVSFLMQVGGAFGVNLLAILLQRRLIFHGEHLSAAMNEGNAEMLYQHALYAQELERSGMATLPAFQNAFGVIARQVSAEAQVLAFRDCFHVVAIWFVLVFCALFLMPKPKLQGPAPPAARLAVNPEAA; encoded by the coding sequence ATGAGCAGCACGGCCGCCGCTTCCGGCACCCAGCCGGCCGGTGATATTCCCGCCCATGAAATTCCTGAGATGGCCGGCTCTGCTGTCCGGCGGCGCTTTGCCCAGTTCGGCCCGCAATATCGCTGGATGCTGCTGGGGGCGATGCTGACAGGCTCGCTCGCCACGATGCTGGCGGCGACCACGATCAATGTCGCCCTGCCGGCCATTATCGGCGCCTTCGGTCTCGGGCAGGACCAGGCGCAATGGATGTCCACCGCCTTCCTTGCCTCGTCGACGATTGCGATGCTGGCCAATGCCTGGGCGATGCACACTTATGGGCCGCGGGCGACCTATGTGGCGGGCATGTGCCTGTTCATTGTCGGCTCGCTGCTGGGGTCTGTGTCGACCTCGCTGGAAATGCTGATCCTGTCGCGCGCCCTGCAGGGCATCTCGGCTGGCCTGTTGCAGCCCATGTCGATGTTCCTGATCTTCCAGACCTTTCCGGACAATCAGCGTGGCACGGCGATGGGTATCTTCTCCATCGGCGTCGTGCTGGCGCCCGCATTCGGCCCGGCGCTCGGCGGTATCGCAGTGGACCTCGCCAGCTGGCGGCTGGTTTTCATTGCCACCCTGCCGCTCGCCTTTGTGGCCCTCAGCGTCGCGCCATTCCTGATGCCTTCGGGGGAGGACCCGAATGTCCGGACCCGGCCGCCGCTGGACTGGCAGGGCCTCGGCCTTCTGACCCTGGCGGTCGTCAGCCTGCTGTCGGCCTTTGCCGGGGCCAACCGGGATGGCTGGGATTCTGACATCACCTATCTGAAATTCGCCATCGGCCTGATCGGTGCGGTCAGTTTTGTGCTGTGGGAATTGCGCCATCCGTTTCCGGCGCTTAATCCGGCCATTTTCACCTATCGCCAGTTCTGGTCGGCAGGCCTGATCATTTCCGCCACCGGCATTGCCATCTATTCGTCCACTTACCTGATCCCGCTGTTCGTACAGATGGTGCAGCATTATTCGCCGACCGCGGCGGGCGTGATGATGATCCCGGCGGGCCTCGCCATGGTCGTCGGGTTTCCCATTGCCGGACGGCTGACAGACCGGATGGATGCCCGATACCTGCTGGGCTTCGGCATTCTCAGTTTTGCCGCCGCCGCCTATCTGCTGGCCGGGGTTACGGCGCTGACGCCTTACTGGGTGCTGGTCGGCTGGATCTTTCTGTCACGCGTTGGCATCAGCTTCTGCATGCCGCCAGCAAACACGACCGCCGTGCGGGCCTCCCCGCCGCATCTTCTGGCGTCGGCCACGGGTGGGGTCTCTTTCCTGATGCAGGTCGGCGGGGCCTTCGGGGTGAACTTGCTGGCCATTCTCCTGCAGCGGCGCCTGATCTTTCACGGCGAACACCTGTCGGCGGCCATGAATGAAGGCAACGCCGAAATGCTCTACCAGCATGCCCTCTATGCGCAGGAACTGGAACGCTCCGGCATGGCGACACTGCCGGCATTTCAGAACGCATTTGGCGTGATCGCGCGGCAGGTGTCGGCGGAGGCTCAGGTTCTGGCGTTCCGGGACTGTTTCCATGTTGTGGCGATCTGGTTCGTGCTGGTTTTCTGCGCCCTGTTCCTGATGCCGAAACCGAAGCTGCAGGGGCCGGCACCACCTGCCGCCCGTCTGGCGGTCAATCCGGAAGCGGCATAG
- a CDS encoding DUF4159 domain-containing protein, translating to MTALGPFLFGAPWALAALIALPVIWWILRATPPAPKDIELPSLRILEGMEPKEETPARTPWWVWLIRTLAVTAAILGLSQPVYAPGAKTESVEGSGPLLIVMDNGWPSAPRWSELVNAATATLDTGSRDMPVHLLLTAPQQLNNDPSERLTTTDAAKRISSLRPQPWGTSREDALARLDASGLKPARIFWASDGLENTGGRAFAADLSARAPLTVFAAPPHTPAAITGLTSETDSVAVTLRRVETSGEERAFVSALTLDGSALATAEATFGDGESDATASFTIPAAALARIARFTVTGRQGAGTVWLWDSSDRSRRVGLVDAGAAAQPLLSDMHYVRKALEPFASITEGSVETLVAESPDAIILADVGQILPEDEERLADWVENGGALIRFAGPRLAAQGDDLLPVPLRRASRALGGALAWDEPQALAPFSESSPFDGLTVPPDVRITQQVLARPGPELSSHTWARLADGSPLVTADARGNGTIILFHITAGPDWANLAYSDLFPQMLRRCIAAGRGESVNDEEGAYTPKLVLDGYGRLQSPGPAAAPLKAADFAEAEPSEAHPPGLYQGPAGTRALNAARNAKLELIAGWPPAARLLGDAEARAMRLAGPLLSLAAVLLALDLFVALLVAGHLPRLGRRSGMAAVLLLAGMLIVPTPHASAQEYQYRLMPDGSYRRVPTGPQIIPLPPGDAPQSDVDAALRMRFGYVKTPDFALNERARAGLFGLSTTLFNRTSVEPEMPDELDLETSPLELYPLIYFAVPQGAAPLSERAIARLNAYLRSGGALVIDTRDGDTPGSTEITRLETLLEGLDAPPLQPVPANHVLTRSFYLLADFPGRYAGRQLWIEQAGSASAPRGDGVSGLFIGDADWISAWAVDERGRDLYSVDGGEDQREMARRFGVNLVMYILTGSYKDDQVHLPALLERLGDGDASPSGGFGPSPPRNNPARDEPQFLPNGVPQ from the coding sequence ATGACCGCGCTCGGCCCGTTCCTGTTCGGCGCGCCCTGGGCGCTCGCTGCCCTGATCGCCCTGCCGGTGATCTGGTGGATCCTGCGGGCGACGCCGCCCGCCCCGAAAGACATTGAGCTGCCCTCCCTGCGTATTCTCGAAGGGATGGAGCCCAAAGAGGAGACCCCGGCCCGCACGCCCTGGTGGGTCTGGCTGATCCGGACACTGGCCGTCACCGCTGCGATCCTCGGCCTGTCCCAGCCGGTTTACGCCCCCGGCGCAAAGACAGAGTCTGTGGAAGGGTCCGGCCCGCTCCTGATCGTGATGGACAATGGCTGGCCGTCCGCCCCGCGCTGGAGCGAACTGGTCAATGCCGCAACCGCCACGCTCGATACCGGCAGCCGCGACATGCCGGTTCATCTTCTGCTGACTGCGCCGCAGCAGCTGAACAATGATCCGTCCGAACGGCTCACCACAACCGATGCCGCCAAGCGTATCTCGTCCCTCAGGCCACAGCCCTGGGGCACCAGCCGGGAAGACGCCCTTGCCCGTCTGGATGCGTCCGGGCTGAAACCGGCCCGCATCTTCTGGGCGAGCGACGGATTGGAAAACACCGGCGGCCGCGCCTTCGCGGCAGACCTGTCCGCCCGCGCGCCGCTCACCGTCTTCGCCGCCCCGCCGCATACGCCGGCAGCGATCACGGGGCTGACCTCAGAAACCGACTCGGTCGCCGTCACGCTCCGCCGCGTAGAGACAAGCGGCGAGGAGCGCGCCTTCGTCTCGGCCCTGACGCTGGATGGATCTGCCCTCGCCACGGCGGAGGCGACCTTCGGCGATGGGGAATCCGACGCCACGGCCAGCTTCACCATCCCCGCCGCTGCACTCGCCCGGATCGCCCGCTTCACCGTCACCGGCCGGCAGGGCGCAGGCACGGTCTGGCTGTGGGACTCCTCCGACCGTTCCCGGCGCGTCGGCCTCGTCGATGCCGGCGCGGCGGCCCAGCCGCTCCTCTCCGACATGCACTATGTCCGCAAGGCGCTGGAACCCTTCGCCTCGATCACCGAAGGCAGCGTGGAGACGCTGGTCGCCGAGTCGCCTGACGCGATCATCCTCGCCGATGTCGGACAGATCCTGCCGGAAGACGAAGAGCGCCTTGCCGACTGGGTTGAGAATGGCGGCGCGCTGATCCGCTTTGCCGGGCCGCGCCTTGCCGCGCAGGGCGACGACCTGCTGCCGGTGCCGCTCCGCCGGGCCTCCCGCGCCCTTGGCGGCGCCCTCGCCTGGGATGAGCCGCAGGCCCTCGCCCCCTTTTCCGAGTCCTCCCCCTTCGACGGCCTGACCGTGCCGCCGGATGTACGAATTACCCAACAGGTCCTCGCCCGTCCGGGGCCGGAGCTTTCCAGCCATACATGGGCCCGGCTGGCCGATGGCTCGCCGCTTGTCACCGCCGATGCGCGCGGCAACGGCACGATCATTCTGTTCCACATCACTGCCGGCCCGGACTGGGCCAACCTCGCCTATTCGGACCTCTTCCCGCAAATGCTGCGCCGCTGTATCGCCGCAGGCCGGGGTGAGTCGGTCAATGACGAAGAAGGCGCCTACACGCCGAAACTGGTTCTGGACGGATACGGACGGCTTCAGTCGCCCGGTCCGGCCGCTGCACCGCTCAAGGCTGCCGACTTCGCCGAGGCTGAGCCGTCCGAAGCGCACCCGCCCGGGCTTTACCAGGGCCCCGCCGGGACCCGCGCGCTGAATGCCGCCCGCAATGCAAAGCTTGAGCTGATCGCGGGCTGGCCGCCGGCCGCCCGCCTGCTCGGCGACGCCGAAGCCCGGGCGATGCGCCTGGCCGGTCCGCTGCTGAGCCTCGCCGCCGTCCTGCTGGCGCTGGATCTGTTCGTAGCTCTTCTCGTCGCCGGACATCTGCCCCGGCTTGGCCGCAGGTCCGGCATGGCGGCAGTCTTGCTGCTCGCCGGCATGTTGATCGTTCCGACTCCGCACGCCAGCGCGCAGGAATACCAGTATCGTTTGATGCCGGACGGATCCTATCGCCGCGTGCCCACCGGCCCGCAGATCATTCCCCTGCCCCCCGGCGATGCCCCGCAATCGGATGTCGATGCGGCCCTGCGCATGCGGTTCGGATATGTGAAGACACCGGACTTCGCCCTGAACGAGCGTGCCCGCGCCGGACTCTTCGGTCTCTCGACCACGCTGTTCAACCGCACCTCCGTCGAACCGGAAATGCCGGATGAGCTGGACCTCGAAACCAGCCCGCTGGAACTCTACCCGCTGATCTATTTTGCCGTGCCGCAAGGCGCCGCCCCGCTGTCGGAACGCGCCATCGCGCGGCTCAATGCCTATCTCCGCTCCGGCGGCGCACTCGTGATCGACACACGCGACGGCGACACCCCCGGCTCGACTGAGATCACGCGGCTGGAAACGCTGCTCGAAGGGCTCGACGCCCCGCCGCTCCAGCCGGTGCCGGCAAATCATGTCCTGACCCGGTCCTTCTATCTACTGGCAGACTTTCCCGGCCGGTATGCCGGCCGCCAGTTGTGGATCGAACAGGCCGGCTCCGCTTCGGCCCCGCGCGGAGATGGCGTGTCCGGCCTCTTCATCGGCGATGCCGACTGGATCTCCGCCTGGGCCGTCGATGAGCGGGGGCGCGACCTTTACTCCGTCGACGGCGGCGAAGACCAGCGGGAAATGGCGCGGCGCTTCGGCGTCAATCTCGTCATGTATATCCTGACCGGCAGCTATAAGGACGACCAGGTTCACCTCCCCGCCCTTCTGGAGCGACTGGGTGATGGGGATGCGAGCCCCTCCGGCGGGTTCGGCCCCAGCCCACCCCGGAACAATCCCGCGAGAGATGAGCCGCAATTCCTGCCGAACGGGGTGCCGCAATGA